One part of the Gossypium raimondii isolate GPD5lz chromosome 1, ASM2569854v1, whole genome shotgun sequence genome encodes these proteins:
- the LOC128041509 gene encoding uncharacterized protein LOC128041509 → MLGVCTLEMQFVYVLPGWEGSVADGRVLRDAISRRHGLKVPHGCYYLVDVGYTNCEGFLAPFRGQRYHLNEWCQGYQPSSPQEFFNMKHASARNVIERCFGLLKVRWGILRSPSLYPVRVHNRIIIACCLLHNFIRTHMSIDPIEADVGEGLPSNVVDDNEPNITNIHPSNAWAT, encoded by the exons atgctaggtgtttgtacacttgagatgcaatttgtttatgttcttcctggttgggaaggttcagttgccgatggacgggttcttcgagatgccattagtagaagacatggactaaaagttcctcatg gttgttattatctagttgatgttggatacacaaattgtgagggatttcttgcaccttttagaggacaacgatatcatttgaacgagtggtgtcagggttatcagccaagttctccgcaagagttttttaatatgaaacatgcctcagcacgtaatgttattgaaagatgctttgggttattaaaagttagatggggaatacttagaaGTCCATCATtatatcctgtaagggtgcacaatagaattattattgcatgttgtttgctccataattttatccgaacccatatgagtattgatcctattgaagcagatgtgggagaaggattacctagtaatgtggtggatgacaatgaaccgaatatcacaaatattcatccatcgaatgcttgggctacttag